From Dendropsophus ebraccatus isolate aDenEbr1 chromosome 2, aDenEbr1.pat, whole genome shotgun sequence, a single genomic window includes:
- the LOC138784092 gene encoding uncharacterized protein, whose amino-acid sequence MDKLPPASSPPMDKLHPASSPPMDKLPPASSPPMDKFPPASSPPMDKLPSASSSPMDEFPPASSPPMDEFPPASSPPMDEFPPVSSPPIDKFPPASSPQMDEFPPASSPPMDKLPPASSSPVDEFPPASSPPMDKLPPASSSSVDKLPPTSRP is encoded by the coding sequence ATGGAcaagctccctccagcctctagTCCACCAATGGACAAACTCCATCCAGCCTCTAGTCCACCAATGGAcaagctccctccagcctctagTCCACCAATGGACAAGTTTCCTCCAGCCTCTAGTCCACCAATGGACAAGCTCCCTTCAGCCTCTAGTTCACCAATGGATGAGTTTCCTCCAGCCTCTAGTCCACCAATGGATGAGTTTCCTCCAGCCTCTAGTCCACCAATGGATGAGTTTCCTCCAGTCTCTAGTCCTCCAATAGACAAGTTTCCTCCAGCCTCTAGTCCACAAATGGATGAGTTTCCTCCAGCCTCTAGTCCACCAATGGACAAGCTTCCTCCAGCCTCTAGTTCTCCAGTAGACGAGTTTCCTCCAGCCTCTAGTCCACCAATGGACAAGCTTCCTCCAGCCTCTAGTTCTTCAGTAGACAAGCTTCCTCCAACCTCTAGACCATGA